From one Deltaproteobacteria bacterium genomic stretch:
- a CDS encoding sugar ABC transporter permease, whose product MGRGRINPAWGFVGPALLAIGAFFFVPVAASLLLSFTDFDVYAVARPDRLRFVALGNYARLLGEPRFWTALGNTAYFVVVGGPLSVGVSLGAALLLEAKLARWKGFFRTVFFLPVVTTLVAVAVVWRYLYHPRHGLLNLLLGLAGIHPIDWLGDPRWAMPAIILLAVWKNFGFNMVIFIAGLQSIPERLYEAARLDGASAWQQFRRVTLPMLAPTFLFVAVVTMIGYFQLFAEPYVMTQGGPANSTLSVVLLMYEEGFRWWNMGYGAAVAFVLFAIILSLTLAERGLRRLQPGAR is encoded by the coding sequence ATGGGGCGCGGGCGCATCAACCCAGCCTGGGGGTTCGTCGGGCCGGCGCTGCTCGCGATCGGCGCGTTCTTCTTCGTGCCGGTGGCGGCCTCCCTGCTCTTGAGCTTCACGGACTTCGACGTCTACGCCGTGGCGCGCCCCGACCGTCTGCGCTTCGTCGCCCTCGGGAACTACGCGCGCCTGCTCGGCGAGCCGCGCTTCTGGACCGCGCTCGGCAACACCGCCTACTTCGTCGTCGTGGGCGGGCCGCTCTCCGTCGGGGTGTCGCTGGGTGCGGCGCTGCTCCTCGAGGCGAAGCTCGCGCGCTGGAAGGGATTCTTCCGGACGGTCTTCTTCCTGCCCGTCGTGACCACGCTGGTCGCGGTGGCCGTCGTCTGGCGCTACCTCTATCATCCGCGCCACGGTCTGCTGAATCTGCTGCTCGGGCTCGCGGGCATCCACCCGATCGACTGGCTCGGCGACCCGCGCTGGGCCATGCCCGCCATCATCCTGCTCGCCGTGTGGAAGAACTTCGGCTTCAACATGGTGATCTTCATCGCCGGCCTGCAGAGCATTCCCGAGCGGCTCTACGAGGCCGCGCGGCTGGACGGCGCGAGCGCCTGGCAGCAGTTTCGCCGGGTCACGCTGCCGATGCTCGCGCCGACGTTCCTGTTCGTCGCCGTCGTCACCATGATCGGCTACTTCCAGCTGTTCGCCGAGCCCTACGTCATGACCCAGGGCGGACCGGCGAACAGCACGCTCAGCGTCGTCCTCCTCATGTACGAGGAGGGCTTCCGCTGGTGGAACATGGGTTACGGCGCCGCCGTCGCCTTCGTGCTCTTCGCGATCATCCTCTCGCTCACGCTGGCCGAGCGCGGGCTCCGGCGGCTCCAGCCGGGGGCGCGATGA
- a CDS encoding cyclic beta 1-2 glucan synthetase translates to MGGGRLHPIRPEPVRLRARVGRHARAGRRRAGRVGARGARRRREAPPHPLRGAQLHAARRGARRGPLPAERRPRRAAREDRRELAARAAAPLRQGERQVRRHLHGRRRRHHRMPGRRRARVRAGLDMSDLGSLDDPAPHARLLSNGRYIVLLTGAGTGYSAWNGLALTAWTADRTEDADGFFLYVRDLDRGTFWSLGHQPVRRPAERYQAHHRPGVVTIARLDDEIEARLEVAVAPDADVEVRIVHLVNRSSRPRRIDVTTYAEVVLNEAAAHASHPAFSKLFVETEYADGVLLARRRPRSHGERTPWMLHALGGEGALEYETDRARFVGRGRSPAQPLGLVSRAPLSGTTGSVLDPVLCLRRTVVLAPGESTRLVVLLGAAETRDAAVALARRHAEAAEAVLAGAEARARALLDRLGLAESEAEHFHELAGAILYGCPTSRPDAETLRKAHAFWRAKGIEIDLSPVTSPPAGGSPRTTRTFRPARAEPEGERREKTPLLFDNGYGGFTPDGREYVVRVDGERPPMPWVNVVANERFGFLVSESGAGTTWSRNSQQNRLTPWYNDPIADPHGEALYVRDEDAGVFWSPLPGPVAPLAPFEVRHGFGCSLWRHSSRELEQEVCLFAPRHDPVKVVRLRLRNTGPRARRLSVFSYARLVLGVLPARSVVTEFDPDSGAVLARNPANGEFADGVVFAAAVTEGAVRVTGDRTAFIGRNGTPADPAALTDAAGLDGRTGAGLDPCAALQVTLPLAPGVTVECAFLLGETTNLGAARALIARYRGAAALDEAFDEVRAFWRETVSAVQVETPSPAIDLMVNGWLGYQTLGCRLWGRSAFYQSGGAFGFRDQLQDAAALVYVRPELTRAQILLHAAHQFVEGDVLHWWHPPGGRGTRTRFSDDLLWLPYVTAFYVRTTGDGSVLDERVGFVTARALQPGEDEAYLLPAPSEETADVYAHCCRALDRSLTRGPHGLPLMGTGDWNDGMNRVGREGRGESVWLGFFLYFVLGEFILLCERRGDQERAGRYRAYRTDVRAALEKAGWDGAWYRRAYYDDGTPLGSATNDECRIDALAQAWAVISGAAPRERAARAMDAVERELVSRDAGLVHLLWPPFDRTPHDPGYIKGYVPGIRENGGQYTHAALWVVRAMAELGRRDRAAALLEMLSPAHHARTRDAVDVYRVEPYVVAADIYGVPPHVGRGGWTWYTGSAGWMFRVALESVLGVTLEGGDTLRVAPCIPDTWSGFKVKLRLPDGKTRYEVEVENPTRNAVAVTSATVD, encoded by the coding sequence ATGGGTGGGGGCAGGCTACATCCGATCCGTCCGGAGCCTGTTCGCCTACGAGCGCGAGTCGGACGGCACGCTCGTGCTGGCCGCCGGCGTGCCGGCCGCGTGGGTGCGCGAGGAGCCCGGCGTCGTCGTGAAGCGCCTCCCCACCCACTACGGGGTGCTCAACTACACGCTGCGCGCAGAGGGGCCCGACGCGGTCCGCTTCCGGCTGAGCGGCGACCTCGCCGTGCCGCCCGGGAAGATCGTCGTGAGCTCGCCGCTCGGGCGGCCGCTCCGCTCCGTCAAGGTGAACGGCAAGTCCGTCGACACCTTCACGGCCGACGGCGCCGTCATCACCGAATGCCCGGCCGACGTCGTGCTCGGGTACGAGCCGGGCTCGACATGAGCGATCTAGGCTCTCTCGACGACCCGGCGCCGCACGCGCGTCTCCTCTCGAACGGCCGCTACATCGTCCTGCTGACCGGCGCCGGGACCGGCTACTCGGCATGGAACGGCCTGGCGCTCACCGCCTGGACCGCCGACCGGACGGAAGACGCCGACGGATTCTTCCTTTACGTGCGCGATCTCGACCGCGGGACCTTCTGGTCGCTCGGCCATCAGCCCGTCCGGCGGCCCGCCGAGCGGTACCAGGCCCACCATCGCCCCGGCGTCGTGACGATCGCGCGGCTCGACGACGAGATCGAGGCGCGTCTCGAGGTCGCCGTCGCGCCGGACGCCGATGTCGAGGTCCGGATCGTGCACCTCGTCAATCGCTCGAGCCGGCCGCGCCGCATCGACGTCACCACCTACGCCGAGGTGGTGCTGAACGAGGCCGCCGCCCACGCGTCGCACCCGGCCTTCTCGAAGTTGTTCGTCGAAACGGAGTACGCGGATGGCGTGCTCCTGGCGCGCCGCCGGCCGCGCAGTCATGGCGAGCGGACGCCGTGGATGCTGCACGCGCTCGGCGGCGAGGGCGCGCTCGAGTACGAGACCGACCGGGCGCGGTTCGTCGGGCGCGGCCGGAGCCCGGCACAACCGCTGGGGCTCGTCTCTCGTGCGCCGCTTTCGGGCACCACCGGCAGCGTGCTCGATCCGGTGCTCTGCCTGAGACGCACCGTCGTGCTCGCGCCGGGCGAGAGCACGCGGCTCGTCGTGCTGCTCGGCGCGGCCGAGACCCGCGACGCGGCGGTCGCGCTCGCACGGCGTCACGCCGAGGCGGCCGAGGCCGTGCTCGCGGGAGCGGAGGCACGCGCGCGCGCGTTGCTCGACAGGCTCGGTCTCGCCGAATCCGAGGCGGAGCACTTCCACGAGCTGGCCGGCGCCATCCTCTACGGCTGCCCCACGTCCCGTCCCGACGCCGAGACGCTGCGGAAGGCGCACGCGTTCTGGCGCGCCAAGGGTATCGAGATCGATCTGTCGCCAGTGACCTCGCCGCCCGCTGGCGGCAGCCCGAGGACGACGCGCACGTTCCGCCCCGCTCGTGCCGAGCCCGAGGGCGAGCGGCGCGAGAAGACGCCCCTCCTCTTCGACAATGGCTACGGGGGCTTCACGCCCGACGGCCGCGAGTACGTCGTCCGCGTCGACGGCGAGCGGCCGCCCATGCCCTGGGTCAACGTCGTCGCCAACGAGCGCTTCGGCTTTCTGGTGAGCGAGTCCGGCGCCGGCACGACGTGGAGCCGGAACAGCCAGCAGAACCGCCTGACGCCCTGGTACAACGACCCGATCGCCGACCCGCACGGCGAGGCGCTGTACGTGCGCGACGAGGACGCGGGCGTCTTCTGGTCGCCGCTGCCGGGCCCCGTCGCCCCGCTTGCGCCCTTCGAGGTGAGGCACGGCTTCGGCTGCTCGCTCTGGCGGCACTCGAGCCGCGAACTCGAGCAGGAGGTGTGCCTGTTCGCGCCACGGCACGACCCCGTGAAGGTCGTCCGGCTGCGGCTCAGGAACACCGGTCCGCGGGCGCGCCGGCTGTCAGTCTTCTCCTACGCGCGGCTCGTGCTCGGCGTCCTCCCGGCGCGGAGCGTCGTCACCGAATTCGACCCCGACTCGGGCGCAGTGCTGGCGCGAAACCCGGCAAACGGTGAATTCGCCGACGGGGTCGTCTTCGCCGCGGCCGTTACGGAAGGGGCGGTTCGGGTCACCGGTGACCGCACCGCCTTCATCGGCCGGAACGGGACGCCGGCCGACCCCGCGGCGCTCACGGACGCCGCGGGGCTCGACGGCCGGACGGGAGCCGGCCTCGATCCGTGCGCCGCGCTGCAGGTCACGCTGCCGCTGGCGCCCGGCGTCACGGTCGAGTGCGCGTTTCTTCTCGGCGAGACGACGAACCTGGGCGCAGCACGCGCGCTCATCGCGCGGTACCGGGGTGCGGCTGCGCTGGACGAGGCGTTCGACGAGGTACGGGCGTTCTGGCGGGAGACGGTTTCGGCGGTCCAGGTGGAGACGCCCTCGCCTGCCATCGATCTCATGGTGAACGGCTGGCTCGGGTATCAGACTCTCGGCTGCCGGCTCTGGGGCCGCTCGGCCTTCTACCAGTCGGGCGGCGCCTTCGGCTTCCGCGACCAGCTCCAGGATGCCGCCGCCCTCGTCTACGTGCGGCCTGAGCTCACGCGGGCGCAGATCCTCCTGCACGCGGCGCACCAGTTCGTCGAGGGCGACGTGCTCCACTGGTGGCACCCACCGGGCGGCCGGGGCACCCGCACGCGATTCTCCGACGATCTCCTCTGGCTGCCCTACGTCACCGCCTTCTACGTGCGGACGACCGGCGACGGGAGCGTGCTCGACGAGCGGGTCGGCTTCGTCACGGCACGCGCGCTCCAGCCTGGCGAGGACGAAGCCTACCTGCTGCCGGCACCGTCGGAGGAGACGGCCGACGTGTACGCGCACTGCTGTCGCGCACTCGACCGCTCGCTCACGCGCGGGCCGCACGGCCTGCCGCTCATGGGCACCGGCGACTGGAACGACGGCATGAACCGCGTCGGACGGGAAGGGCGCGGCGAGAGCGTGTGGCTCGGGTTTTTCCTGTACTTCGTCCTCGGCGAGTTCATCCTCCTCTGCGAGCGGCGCGGGGATCAGGAGCGCGCGGGACGCTACCGAGCCTACCGGACCGACGTCCGGGCCGCGCTCGAGAAGGCGGGCTGGGACGGCGCCTGGTACCGGCGCGCGTACTACGACGATGGGACGCCGCTCGGCTCGGCGACGAACGACGAGTGCCGGATCGACGCGCTCGCCCAGGCGTGGGCGGTCATCTCAGGCGCTGCCCCGCGCGAGCGCGCGGCCCGCGCCATGGACGCGGTCGAGCGCGAGCTCGTCTCCCGGGACGCGGGCCTCGTCCACCTGCTCTGGCCGCCCTTCGACCGCACGCCGCACGACCCCGGCTACATCAAGGGCTACGTCCCCGGCATCCGCGAGAACGGCGGCCAGTACACGCACGCCGCGCTCTGGGTGGTGCGCGCGATGGCCGAGCTCGGCCGGCGCGATCGCGCCGCGGCGTTGCTCGAGATGCTGAGCCCCGCGCACCATGCGCGCACGCGGGACGCCGTCGACGTCTATCGGGTGGAGCCTTACGTCGTCGCCGCCGACATCTACGGCGTCCCGCCGCACGTGGGGCGCGGGGGGTGGACATGGTACACGGGCTCGGCCGGCTGGATGTTCCGGGTGGCGCTCGAGTCCGTGCTCGGCGTGACGCTCGAGGGCGGCGACACGCTGCGTGTCGCACCGTGCATCCCCGACACCTGGTCGGGTTTCAAGGTGAAGCTCCGATTACCGGACGGGAAGACGCGCTACGAGGTCGAGGTTGAGAATCCCACCCGCAACGCCGTGGCGGTCACGTCCGCGACGGTTGATG
- a CDS encoding carbohydrate ABC transporter permease, translating to MRRTVQAVALHGVLAFGAALTLLPLLWMLAASLMPAGEASAVPPRLVPSAVTLEHYRALFARLHLTRSLLNSAGLATAVTAVSLLLNSMAGYAFAKLRFAGRDRLFRLLLGALVIPAQVAMLPLFLMLRALGVIDTYWGVIVPGMASVFGIFLVRQYALAIPDSVLDAARVDGAGEFRIYRSLVLFLCAPVLVTLAVFTFMGTWNDFMWPLIVLADDRLYTLPVALANLAGEHVQDTELMMAGAVLTVLPVMLLFVFLQRYYVAGVMSGGVKE from the coding sequence ATGAGGCGAACGGTCCAGGCGGTGGCGCTCCACGGCGTGCTCGCCTTCGGCGCCGCGCTCACCCTGCTGCCGCTCCTCTGGATGCTCGCGGCGTCGCTCATGCCGGCCGGCGAGGCGAGCGCCGTCCCGCCGCGGCTGGTGCCGAGCGCCGTGACGCTCGAGCACTACCGGGCGCTCTTCGCGCGGCTGCACCTGACGCGCTCGCTCCTCAACAGCGCGGGGCTCGCCACCGCGGTCACGGCCGTCTCGCTGCTTCTCAACTCGATGGCGGGCTACGCCTTCGCGAAGCTCCGCTTCGCCGGCCGCGACCGTCTCTTTCGTCTCCTGCTCGGGGCGCTGGTGATCCCCGCGCAGGTGGCCATGCTGCCGCTCTTCCTGATGCTCCGGGCCCTCGGCGTGATCGACACGTACTGGGGCGTGATCGTTCCCGGCATGGCAAGCGTCTTCGGGATCTTCCTCGTCCGGCAGTACGCGCTGGCGATCCCGGACAGCGTGCTCGACGCGGCCCGCGTCGACGGGGCAGGGGAGTTCCGCATCTACCGCTCGCTCGTGCTCTTCCTCTGCGCGCCCGTGCTGGTCACGCTCGCCGTGTTCACCTTCATGGGCACGTGGAACGACTTCATGTGGCCGCTCATCGTGCTGGCGGACGACCGCCTCTACACCCTCCCCGTCGCGCTCGCGAACCTCGCGGGCGAGCACGTGCAGGACACGGAGCTGATGATGGCGGGTGCGGTGCTGACCGTCCTCCCCGTCATGCTGCTCTTCGTGTTCCTGCAGAGGTATTATGTGGCCGGCGTGATGAGTGGTGGGGTGAAGGAGTAG
- a CDS encoding extracellular solute-binding protein codes for MGREGEEVQQLVLEFERRHPDIHVRVQQIPWGAAHEKLLTADVGGAMPDVFQAGNTWLPELVALGALEPLDERLARWPAIDRDDYFPGIVDTNVVDGATWAVPWYVDTRVLFYRSDLLAEAGYPEPPRTWTAWTDAMLRVKERVGPERYAILLPLREWQPPVILALQRGASLLRDGARYGDFQSPPVRAAFEFYLDLFRRGLAPRAGDTALANLYQDFARGYFSLYISGPWNIGEFARRLPADLADRWTTAPLPAPGDGYPGVSLAGGASLAVSRGSDRKDAAWKLVEFLSQPAQQVRFYRLTGDLPARKAAWADEGLPRDRRAHAFWIQLQSVQSTPKIPEWERIAAKISQYAEAAIRGTMTIDQALAGLDRDVDNVLEKRRWLMRAAGR; via the coding sequence ATGGGGCGCGAGGGGGAGGAGGTGCAGCAGCTCGTGCTCGAGTTCGAGCGCCGCCACCCGGACATCCACGTCCGCGTCCAGCAGATTCCGTGGGGCGCGGCGCACGAGAAGCTCTTGACGGCCGACGTCGGCGGCGCGATGCCCGACGTCTTCCAGGCCGGCAACACCTGGCTGCCCGAGCTCGTCGCCCTCGGGGCCCTCGAGCCCCTCGACGAGCGGCTCGCGCGCTGGCCGGCCATCGATCGCGACGATTACTTCCCGGGCATCGTCGACACCAACGTGGTCGACGGCGCCACCTGGGCGGTCCCGTGGTACGTCGACACCCGGGTGCTCTTCTACCGGAGCGACCTCCTCGCGGAGGCCGGCTATCCCGAGCCGCCGCGGACGTGGACGGCGTGGACCGACGCCATGCTGCGCGTGAAGGAGCGCGTCGGTCCGGAGCGCTACGCCATCCTGCTGCCGCTCCGCGAGTGGCAGCCACCCGTCATCCTGGCGCTGCAACGGGGCGCGAGCCTCCTCCGCGACGGCGCCCGCTACGGCGACTTCCAGAGCCCACCCGTCCGCGCCGCCTTCGAGTTCTATCTCGACCTCTTCCGCCGCGGTCTCGCGCCGCGTGCCGGCGACACCGCGCTCGCAAACCTCTATCAGGACTTCGCCCGCGGCTACTTCTCGCTCTACATCAGCGGCCCGTGGAACATCGGCGAGTTCGCCCGGCGGCTCCCTGCCGACCTCGCCGACCGCTGGACGACGGCGCCGCTGCCCGCGCCCGGCGACGGCTACCCGGGTGTCTCGCTCGCGGGCGGCGCGAGCCTCGCGGTCTCCCGCGGCTCGGACCGCAAGGACGCGGCGTGGAAGCTCGTGGAGTTCCTCTCCCAGCCGGCACAGCAGGTGCGCTTCTACCGGCTCACGGGCGACCTCCCGGCGCGCAAGGCGGCGTGGGCCGACGAGGGACTCCCGCGCGATCGGCGTGCGCACGCTTTCTGGATTCAGTTGCAATCCGTGCAATCGACCCCCAAGATCCCGGAATGGGAGCGGATTGCGGCCAAGATCTCGCAGTATGCGGAGGCGGCGATCCGCGGGACCATGACGATCGACCAGGCGCTGGCTGGCCTCGATCGTGACGTGGATAATGTGTTGGAGAAGCGGCGCTGGCTCATGCGGGCGGCGGGGCGGTGA
- a CDS encoding discoidin domain-containing protein yields MRAARTWHLLAVLVGWHVIGARAAFAERVVLDDFADLAGWTAIASEGTHVWIARESDETGTGMRIGFDLNIGGGWVIVRKSFSLALPENYAFSFRLRGETRPNNFEFKLVDPRGKNVWWRNQRDYVFPREWQRMTIRKSRLDFAWGPAGGGEPKQVGAIELAISAGEGGSGSIWIGDLGFETREPAGQDGVAPAAQASTFLPGHEPPLMLDQDGATAWKSAPLPREQWAMIDFGRNREYGGLVIDWDADDYAVAFEVQVSSDGSAWTTAYRTATGHGGRDYIYMPDAESRFIRLAMQRSSRGRGYGIVALAVKPFEFSASANQFFGAIARDAPAGTYPKYLYGKQTYWTEVGVEGDDKQAILNEEGMLEVEKGAFSIEPFLYTDGGLVTWSAARTEQSLEDGYLPIPSVTWRHNRLGLRVTAFATGEAGRSTLLARYRVENHGDDGEPVQLFLAIRPFQVSPPWQSLNMTGGVTHIQEMRFDGRTVWVNRDKAVVSITPTDHFGAGTFEEGSVTQFLVRGKVPPQTDVSDPFGFASGALQYNFYLEPRAHAEVDLAVPWHDARVAAAGLGSDGSAAWVAERHEEARRHWQNVLDRVEIALPPSAEKIVRTLKTTLAYILINRDGPALRPGSRNYARSWIRDGALTSVALLQLGTVEEVRHFLEWYARYQTADGKVPCCVDRRGADPVVENDSPGAFIFGIAEYYRFTHDVGFLADMWPRVVRAVDYLSSLRKRRMTEEFRAPDKQALYGLLPESISHEGYAAHPVHSYWDDFFALRGLKDAAALAIVVGDEDHATKFAALRDAFRESLYTSIARTVADHGIDYIPGSVELGDFDPTSTAIAIVPGGELGNLPEPALSRTFDRYWEEFEKRKDGAADSDAYTPYEIRNVGTFVRLGQRERALALLDWFLADRRPVGWNEWAEIAWRDPTAPRFIGDMPHTWVGAGYIRSVRSLFAYERESDGTLVLAAGVPAAWVREEPGVVVKRLPTHYGVLNYTLRAEGPDAVRFRLSGDLAVPPGKIVVSSPLGRPLRSVKVNGKSVDTFTADGAVITECPADVVLGYEPGST; encoded by the coding sequence GTGCGCGCCGCGAGAACGTGGCATCTCCTCGCCGTCCTGGTGGGTTGGCACGTGATCGGCGCCCGCGCGGCGTTCGCCGAGCGCGTCGTCCTCGACGACTTCGCCGACCTCGCGGGCTGGACCGCCATCGCGTCGGAGGGCACGCACGTCTGGATCGCCCGCGAGTCGGACGAGACGGGCACGGGCATGCGGATCGGGTTCGACCTCAACATCGGCGGCGGCTGGGTGATCGTGCGCAAGAGCTTCTCGCTCGCGCTCCCCGAGAACTACGCGTTCTCGTTCCGGCTGCGGGGCGAGACGCGGCCCAACAATTTCGAGTTCAAGCTCGTCGACCCGCGCGGCAAGAACGTCTGGTGGCGCAACCAGCGCGACTACGTCTTTCCGCGGGAGTGGCAGCGGATGACCATCCGCAAGTCGCGCCTGGACTTCGCGTGGGGTCCCGCGGGCGGCGGGGAGCCGAAGCAGGTGGGCGCCATCGAGCTCGCGATCTCGGCGGGGGAGGGCGGCAGCGGCTCGATCTGGATCGGCGACCTCGGCTTCGAGACGCGCGAGCCGGCTGGGCAGGACGGGGTGGCGCCCGCGGCCCAGGCCTCGACCTTCCTTCCCGGCCACGAGCCGCCGCTCATGCTCGACCAGGACGGCGCCACCGCCTGGAAGAGCGCGCCGCTCCCGCGCGAGCAGTGGGCGATGATCGACTTCGGCAGGAACCGGGAGTACGGCGGGCTCGTCATCGACTGGGACGCCGACGACTACGCGGTGGCCTTCGAAGTGCAGGTGTCGAGCGACGGCTCGGCGTGGACGACGGCCTACCGGACGGCGACCGGTCACGGCGGCCGGGACTACATCTACATGCCCGACGCCGAGTCGCGCTTCATCCGCCTCGCCATGCAGCGCAGCAGCCGCGGGCGCGGCTACGGCATCGTCGCGCTCGCCGTCAAGCCCTTCGAGTTCTCCGCTTCCGCGAACCAGTTCTTCGGGGCGATCGCGCGGGATGCGCCGGCCGGCACGTACCCCAAGTACCTCTACGGGAAGCAGACCTACTGGACGGAGGTCGGCGTCGAGGGCGACGACAAGCAGGCGATCCTCAACGAGGAGGGCATGCTCGAGGTCGAGAAGGGGGCGTTCTCGATCGAGCCCTTCCTCTACACCGACGGCGGGCTCGTCACCTGGAGCGCCGCGCGCACCGAGCAGTCGCTGGAGGACGGCTACCTGCCGATTCCGTCCGTCACGTGGCGGCACAACCGCCTCGGCCTCCGCGTCACCGCCTTCGCGACCGGGGAGGCGGGACGGTCGACCCTGCTCGCGCGCTACCGGGTCGAGAACCACGGCGACGACGGCGAGCCCGTGCAGCTCTTCCTCGCCATCCGTCCGTTCCAGGTGAGCCCGCCCTGGCAGTCGCTCAACATGACCGGGGGCGTGACGCACATCCAGGAGATGCGCTTCGACGGGCGCACGGTGTGGGTCAACCGGGACAAGGCGGTCGTGTCGATCACGCCGACCGACCACTTCGGCGCCGGCACCTTCGAGGAAGGCTCCGTCACGCAGTTCCTCGTGCGCGGCAAGGTGCCGCCCCAGACCGACGTCTCGGACCCCTTCGGCTTCGCGTCGGGCGCGCTGCAGTACAACTTCTACCTCGAGCCACGGGCGCACGCCGAGGTCGACCTTGCCGTGCCCTGGCACGACGCGCGCGTTGCGGCCGCGGGTCTCGGGTCCGACGGGAGTGCGGCGTGGGTCGCCGAGCGGCACGAAGAGGCCCGGCGGCACTGGCAGAACGTGCTCGACCGCGTCGAGATCGCCCTGCCGCCGAGCGCCGAGAAGATCGTGCGCACGCTGAAGACGACGCTCGCCTACATCCTCATCAACCGCGACGGCCCGGCGCTCCGGCCCGGCTCCCGGAACTACGCGCGCTCGTGGATCCGCGACGGGGCCCTCACCTCGGTGGCGCTCCTGCAGCTCGGAACGGTGGAGGAGGTGCGCCACTTCCTCGAGTGGTACGCCCGCTATCAGACGGCCGACGGCAAGGTGCCGTGCTGCGTGGACCGCCGCGGGGCGGACCCGGTGGTCGAGAACGACAGCCCGGGGGCGTTCATCTTCGGGATCGCCGAGTACTACCGCTTCACCCACGACGTCGGCTTCCTCGCCGACATGTGGCCGCGCGTGGTGCGCGCCGTCGACTACCTGTCGTCGCTCCGCAAGCGGCGCATGACCGAGGAGTTCCGGGCGCCGGACAAGCAGGCGTTGTACGGCCTCCTGCCCGAGTCGATCAGCCACGAAGGGTACGCGGCGCATCCCGTGCATTCCTACTGGGACGACTTCTTCGCGCTCCGGGGGTTGAAGGACGCGGCGGCCCTGGCCATCGTCGTTGGCGATGAGGACCACGCGACGAAGTTCGCGGCGCTCCGCGATGCCTTCCGCGAGTCGCTGTACACGTCCATCGCGCGCACCGTCGCCGATCACGGGATCGACTACATCCCCGGGTCGGTCGAGCTCGGCGACTTCGACCCGACGTCGACGGCGATCGCGATCGTGCCGGGCGGGGAGCTCGGGAACCTGCCCGAGCCGGCCCTGTCGCGCACCTTCGACCGCTACTGGGAGGAGTTCGAGAAGCGCAAGGACGGGGCGGCCGACTCGGACGCCTACACGCCGTACGAGATCCGCAACGTCGGGACATTCGTCCGGCTCGGCCAGCGCGAGCGCGCCCTCGCGCTCCTCGACTGGTTCCTCGCCGACCGCCGGCCCGTCGGCTGGAACGAGTGGGCCGAGATCGCCTGGCGTGACCCGACGGCGCCGAGGTTCATCGGCGACATGCCCCACACATGGGTGGGGGCAGGCTACATCCGATCCGTCCGGAGCCTGTTCGCCTACGAGCGCGAGTCGGACGGCACGCTCGTGCTGGCCGCCGGCGTGCCGGCCGCGTGGGTGCGCGAGGAGCCCGGCGTCGTCGTGAAGCGCCTCCCCACCCACTACGGGGTGCTCAACTACACGCTGCGCGCAGAGGGGCCCGACGCGGTCCGCTTCCGGCTGAGCGGCGACCTCGCCGTGCCGCCCGGGAAGATCGTCGTGAGCTCGCCGCTCGGGCGGCCGCTCCGCTCCGTCAAGGTGAACGGCAAGTCCGTCGACACCTTCACGGCCGACGGCGCCGTCATCACCGAATGCCCGGCCGACGTCGTGCTCGGGTACGAGCCGGGCTCGACATGA